In Actinoplanes sp. NBC_00393, a single genomic region encodes these proteins:
- a CDS encoding pyrimidine reductase family protein, protein MTALHTWPSGPDGLRELYPREPHPTLRVNFIASADGAVTVDGVSAGLQGPGDKEIFDLLRASCDALIVAAGTVRAEKYDALRPDPAWRLAHGLPEFPLMVIISGSLDLDPEQLIFADAPVRPIVFTHRGAPASPVREVAEVIEVGDDRVDLAAAVRHLHERGATQLLCEGGPGLLGSMIAADLVDELCLTVAPLLVGGSAGRIAQGVPAPPRPMTLRHVLTRDDMLFLRYARASTR, encoded by the coding sequence GTGACCGCGCTGCACACCTGGCCGTCCGGCCCGGACGGCCTGCGCGAACTGTATCCGCGCGAGCCGCACCCGACGTTGCGGGTGAATTTCATCGCCAGCGCGGACGGCGCGGTCACCGTGGACGGCGTGTCGGCCGGCCTGCAGGGGCCGGGCGACAAGGAGATCTTCGACCTGTTGCGGGCCTCCTGCGACGCGCTGATCGTTGCGGCCGGCACGGTCCGGGCCGAGAAGTACGACGCCCTGCGCCCCGACCCGGCCTGGCGGCTGGCGCACGGGCTGCCCGAGTTCCCGCTCATGGTGATCATCTCCGGCTCGCTCGACCTCGACCCGGAGCAGCTGATCTTCGCCGACGCCCCGGTTCGCCCGATCGTGTTCACCCATCGCGGTGCTCCCGCCTCGCCGGTCCGCGAGGTCGCCGAGGTGATCGAGGTCGGCGACGACCGGGTCGATCTCGCCGCGGCGGTCCGGCACCTGCACGAGCGCGGCGCCACCCAGCTGCTCTGCGAGGGCGGCCCGGGCCTGCTGGGTTCGATGATCGCCGCCGACCTGGTGGACGAGTTGTGTCTCACAGTCGCTCCACTGCTGGTGGGCGGCTCGGCGGGCCGGATCGCCCAGGGTGTGCCGGCGCCGCCTCGCCCGATGACGCTCCGGCACGTGCTCACCCGCGACGACATGCTCTTCCTGAGGTATGCGCGCGCCTCCACAAGATGA
- a CDS encoding amino acid-binding protein: protein MLLRVRVTLPDRPGALGQVARTLGVAGADIVQVVVLERLGGRAVDDFTVVWPGASRVERLLAGLAAIPGVQVDGVWKAIGAPVNGGHDAELLAQVAANPVDGLATLVDAVPGLLAADWAAAAVVPADWAARNGSGSVGGEPRVVYASWRAPSPLHLPEVTPLRARPLTEPGGARYAVAPFGRGGLVLLVARTDEDDLPAAAFHVTEVDRVAQLVRAAATILGDRLDPIGQAAAANPV from the coding sequence ATGTTGCTGCGGGTACGAGTCACCCTGCCGGACCGTCCCGGCGCCCTCGGACAGGTCGCGCGCACCCTCGGGGTGGCCGGCGCCGACATCGTCCAGGTCGTGGTGCTGGAGCGGCTCGGCGGCCGGGCCGTCGACGACTTCACCGTCGTCTGGCCGGGCGCGTCCCGCGTGGAACGCCTCCTCGCCGGGCTCGCCGCGATCCCCGGCGTCCAGGTGGACGGCGTGTGGAAGGCGATCGGCGCACCGGTCAACGGCGGCCACGACGCGGAGCTGCTGGCCCAGGTCGCGGCGAACCCGGTGGACGGGCTGGCCACCCTGGTCGACGCCGTGCCCGGCCTGCTGGCCGCGGACTGGGCGGCCGCCGCGGTGGTGCCGGCCGACTGGGCCGCACGCAACGGTTCCGGCAGTGTCGGTGGCGAGCCCCGGGTGGTGTACGCGAGCTGGCGCGCCCCGTCCCCGCTGCACCTGCCCGAGGTGACCCCGCTGCGGGCCCGCCCGCTCACCGAGCCCGGTGGCGCGCGGTACGCGGTCGCCCCGTTCGGTCGTGGCGGGCTGGTTCTGCTGGTGGCGCGTACCGACGAGGACGACCTGCCCGCCGCCGCGTTCCACGTGACCGAGGTGGACCGGGTCGCGCAGCTCGTCCGCGCTGCCGCCACGATCCTCGGCGACCGGCTGGACCCGATCGGGCAGGCCGCCGCAGCCAATCCGGTGTGA
- a CDS encoding GNAT family N-acetyltransferase, which translates to MALWRVRATVDDRPGYLSVLTASLALRSVNILAVQVHTTEEGAVDDFLVDAPDMLTESDILAAVVKGRGRDAFVTRADPQGLADQPTRALALAGRLFHEPDALGDTLAALLDATEVRWRPAATADLPGFHGGRMTLADPAGGAYEVLRALPAFTPAEYARAQALVEVAGAVQRQQHEQVTMLLPDGTELVLRPAGRDDLAAVQELHEECSAATLGQRYLSGAVPDESRLRRLLEPAGGVTLLAVASGGRVVAMASLVIEGDLGEIGLLVEDGWQRRGLGTALLRRLRAHAERTGLAALVAHTGADNTAMVRALQHLGADRVEQDGPVVSVTMPAAGRPVGDETPAASA; encoded by the coding sequence ATGGCGTTGTGGCGAGTGCGGGCAACGGTTGACGACCGTCCTGGCTATCTTTCCGTGCTGACCGCGAGCCTCGCTCTGCGGTCGGTCAACATCCTCGCCGTCCAGGTGCACACCACCGAGGAGGGCGCGGTCGACGACTTCCTCGTCGACGCGCCGGACATGCTGACCGAGTCGGACATCCTGGCCGCCGTCGTCAAGGGCCGCGGGCGGGACGCGTTCGTGACCCGGGCCGACCCGCAGGGCCTGGCCGACCAGCCGACCCGGGCGCTGGCGCTGGCCGGCCGCCTGTTCCACGAGCCGGATGCGCTCGGCGACACGCTGGCGGCCCTGCTCGACGCGACCGAGGTGCGCTGGCGGCCGGCGGCCACCGCCGACCTGCCCGGTTTCCACGGCGGCCGGATGACGCTGGCCGACCCGGCCGGCGGGGCCTACGAGGTGCTTCGCGCCCTGCCCGCGTTCACCCCGGCGGAGTATGCGCGGGCCCAGGCCCTGGTCGAGGTCGCCGGCGCGGTCCAGCGGCAGCAGCACGAGCAGGTGACCATGCTCCTGCCGGACGGCACTGAGTTGGTGCTCCGGCCGGCCGGGCGAGACGACCTGGCCGCCGTCCAGGAGCTGCACGAGGAGTGCTCGGCCGCGACCCTGGGTCAGCGCTACCTGAGCGGCGCGGTTCCCGACGAGTCACGGCTGCGCCGCCTGCTGGAGCCGGCCGGTGGGGTCACCCTGCTGGCGGTCGCGTCCGGCGGGCGGGTGGTGGCCATGGCCAGCCTGGTGATCGAGGGCGACCTCGGCGAGATCGGGCTCCTGGTGGAGGACGGGTGGCAGCGGCGCGGGCTGGGCACGGCCCTGCTGCGGCGGCTGCGCGCGCACGCCGAGCGGACCGGGCTGGCGGCGCTGGTCGCGCACACCGGGGCGGACAACACGGCCATGGTTCGGGCGTTGCAGCACCTCGGGGCGGACCGGGTGGAGCAGGACGGTCCGGTGGTCAGCGTGACGATGCCGGCGGCCGGGCGGCCGGTCGGCGACGAGACTCCGGCCGCTTCGGCTTAG
- the bsaP gene encoding biotin synthase auxiliary protein BsaP, which produces MMFCDRCGSPAAEGDHAACAAARELEPPRFCPHCRRRMKVQVVPTGWRSTCVEHGETLG; this is translated from the coding sequence CTGATGTTCTGTGACCGGTGCGGTTCGCCGGCCGCAGAGGGTGACCACGCGGCGTGCGCCGCGGCGCGGGAGCTGGAACCGCCACGCTTCTGCCCGCACTGCCGCCGCCGGATGAAGGTGCAGGTCGTCCCGACGGGCTGGCGCTCGACCTGCGTGGAGCACGGCGAGACCCTGGGCTGA